DNA sequence from the Anaerohalosphaeraceae bacterium genome:
CCCGACCTGCTGGGCTTTATCTGTTTTCTAAATCGGGAGAAGGGGTCTCTGCCCGGGCGTATCAATATCAATACGGCTCCAAAGCCGGTTTTGGCGGCGGCGATTCCGGGGATTTTAACACACAGTTCGGGTACGGTTAATCTGGTTGACCCGAATCCGGCCACCTCGCAGGTTGCGGAGGATTATGCCGATCTCATCATCCAGAACCGGCCTTATGCTCATCTTGGAGAACTGCTTGCAAAGATTCCGGCCCTGAGAGTCTATGCCCAGCAGGAAGGACTGGATGTGGTCGGCGACCGTACGATTCGCGGGGATTTGGAGGAACGAGACCTCATTCTGTCGCACCTGTCCAATATCTTTACTACCCGCAGCGATGTCTTTACGGCCTATATCCTTGTCCGCATCGGGCAAAGCGGCCCGCAGCGTCGCGTGCTGGCGATTTTCGACCGCAGTCAGGTCTGGGCACCGGGGGACCGGCCGCGGCTGCTGGCTGTCAAAACTGTACCGAATCCGCGTTAGGCGTTTTGAGCCGGATGCGTCTTGCGCTGAATGATTTGCCCATTCAGCGAGATGGTAATCTCCTCAAAAGGCAATGATTTTCCGCTGTCGGCAACAGCCATCCGGGCAATTTGGGTCAGACCGCTGCAGCAGGGTACTTCCATCCGAACAACCGTCAGAGAGCGGATGTCATTGTGCTGCAGGATTTGGCCGACTTTTTCCACATAATATTGCCGGTCATCCAGTTTCGGACAGCCCACGGCAATCGTATGCCCTTTCAGCAGGGAAGGATGAAAATCTCCCATGGCAAAGGGGACACAGTCCGCCACGAGCATCAGGTCGGCCTGGTCGAAATACGGTGCCGTCGGCGACAGGAGCTTCAGCTGCACCGGCCACTGCCCCAGTTGTGAGGGGATGTCTGCGGTGCCGGTGCCGACGGCGGTTTCCTGCGGTTTCCGCTGCATTATTTTCATCCCCGGGCAGCCGGAAAAGGGTTGTTCGGAT
Encoded proteins:
- a CDS encoding 4Fe-4S binding protein, with the protein product MLRNIVVIDEEKCDGCGLCVKACAEGAIQIINGKAKLVSETYCDGLGACLGHCPRGAITIEQRQAAAFDEKAAHEHANRLKAASEQPFSGCPGMKIMQRKPQETAVGTGTADIPSQLGQWPVQLKLLSPTAPYFDQADLMLVADCVPFAMGDFHPSLLKGHTIAVGCPKLDDRQYYVEKVGQILQHNDIRSLTVVRMEVPCCSGLTQIARMAVADSGKSLPFEEITISLNGQIIQRKTHPAQNA